In Parafrankia irregularis, the genomic window GACCACGGCGGACCGCGGCTGCGCGGGATCCCCGGGGGTGGGCGTTCCGGCCGGCGGCTCCACCTCGGTCGACCCTGACGACGAGCCGCTCGGGCCTTGGCCCTGGCCGTCGTCGGTGGGAGCAGCACCGGCCTGGGGCGAGCCTGCCTGGGGCGAGGAGGCGGCGGCGAAAACGCCCTTCACGCCGCTGCCCGTGATCGCCAGCGCGGCGACGACCACCATCAGCACGACCAGGCTCCCGATGATCACGGTCGCCCGGCGGACTCGCCACCATGGTCGCCGCGCCACCGAGACGCCCGCCGAAACCGCGGTTTCAGCCGGCGTCTCGGTGGCGGAACCGAAAGCGAAGCTGTCGGTGGCGGCAGGGTCGGGACAGGGATCAGGCCTGGCCGAGACCGGCACGGTGGCAACCTCCAGGGCGGAGCGCGGTTCGGGCACTCGTCACCCTGGACGTCTCACATGTGGGTCTGATGTGAAGAACGTTCGAGGCCCGTCAGGGCTGCTCCGGCAACCGGCGTGCGGCCATCGTTCCCTGCCGACGAATCAGGTCTGACGGGCTGGGCTGACGTTCAGGCGCCGACCGCGGCGAAGACGTCGTGGTCGGCGGCCGCCGTGCCGAGACGCTCCAGCAGCGCCGCGGTGATGGGCGGGTCGACCTTCACCGTGATGCCCCAGAGGTAGAAGCCGTGCAGGATCCCGCGGCCGATGGCGCGCCACGCCTCGTCCCACTCCGGCGCCCGCACGCCACCCGCCCGCAGCCGGTCGAGGTAGTGCGCGAGGAGGTCGCGTTCGCTGCGGCGGCGGTCCGCGACGGTCAGCGCGGACGCGATGTGATAGCCGACGTCGATGTACCAGGGGCCGCGCTGGACCAGCTGCCAGTCCAGAAAGGACGGGCGGCCGGCGCCGTCGAGGAAGACGTTGCCGATGTGCGGGTCCCCGTGGATCACGGCCCACGGTGACGCGGCGGCGGTTTCGGCGGCCAACCTGCGGTAGGCCGCCACCAGGCGTTCGGCGTCGCGCGTCTCGTCGGGGACTCCCGCACCGATCCAGCAGGCGAAGTTGGCGGAGATCTCGGGCAGGCCGCGGCTCCGGAGGTATCCGTCCAGGCGGCTCCGCAGCCATCCGACGTCCGCGAGGGACGGGTCGGCCCAGGTCGCCGCGTGCAGGGTGGCCAGCTGGTCGAGGCTGTCGGCGGCCTGGTCCGGTGTGTAGTCGCTCAGCCCGTCGAGGAAGACACCGCCCTCGGCCACCACATCCTCGGTGATGACGATGTTCGCGTCGGTGCGCGCGTCGACGTCCGCGAAGACGCTTCGCAGGGTGCGGACTCCGGTGCGGTCGGCGAGGTCCCGGTAGAAGCTGGTCTCGGGCACCCCGGCGGGGCTCGCCGACCGGCCGATCTCGCTGAAGTAGCCCTTGGCGCACAGGTGGGGCGACAGGCCCTTCGGGACCCCGCCGGTGCAGTCGATCCGGAACCGGGCGTTGGTCGAGACCCGGCTGACCACCGGGCCGGGGGTGACCTCGACGATCTCGATCCCCGGGTAGCGGATCGCCAGCGCCTTGTTGAGCCATCCAGGGGAGAGCACCTCGTGGAGCTCGTCGGGTAAGGCGACCACGGATGCGGATTCAGCGGACACGGCTTTCCCCTCTTGTCGGGCATGGCGCTTGTCGGGCACAGCGCTTGTCGGGCATGGCGCGCCCGCCCTGGTCAGGCAGGCTCGGAAACGGGTGCTGGGGCGGAGGCGGGTGGGGGCGCAGCCGGGCCCGACGGCCGCCGGGCCGGTGAAGCCGGCGGGCCGGCGGCGCGCCGGGCCCGGCAGGCCCGGCGCCGGTCAGGCCCCGGCGACCTCGTAGCTCGTCGGGTATCCCTTGTCGTCAAGCGTGCTGATCAGGCCGCCCTGCACGCAGGAGGCGGGCGCTGCGGAGGACGCCTTGCCGCCGCACTGGAACTTCTGCCCACCCGAGCCGGGCAGCTCCTTCTCCGGCATCGTCTTCAGCGCGTTGATGATCGTCGCGGGGGTGACCTCACCGGTGAGGTCCGCCAGCGCCGTCTGCAGGCCCGCGACCGCCGTGAAGATGTTGATACCGGCGATCTTGCTTGTGTCGATGTTCTTGCCGTAGGTGGCGGCGACCGCGTTGTACAGGCGGGTCGAGGGGTTGTCCGTACCGACCGGGGCGATGGCGGAGATGCTGATGCCCTTGAGCTGGTCGCCGGAGATGGCGGTCCGGGTCGAGTCGGTGACGCACTGGGCGATGGCACTGATCGGGCCGGTGAACCCGACCGCGTTCAGCCCGTTGAGAGCGCTGATGCAGAACGAGTCGTTGCCGAGGATGAACACCTCGCCGTCGTCCTTCGCGATCTGCTGCATCTGCGGTGTCATGTCGGCGGTGCCGATCGGGACGGCGACCAGCTCGAACTCGATGCCCGCCTTCTTGTAGATCGCGGGCGCGCTGGCCTCGAGCGCTCCCTTCGCCGCCGGGACGTCGATCACGACGGCGGTGACCTTCTTGACGCCCTCCTTCTGCGCCACCTTGAGCGGGAGCCCGATGGTGCCGAAGGTCGCGTCGGCGAACGAGAACGTGCTCTTGGAGTCGGCCAGCAACGCGGTGGCGCTGGTGGAGTAGAGGACCACGGGGATGCCGGCCTCGTGCAGCGGCGTCCAGGCGCTCTCCTGGGCGGCGACGCCGCCGATGATCACCGCGGTGACGTCCTGTTCGATCATGCGGTTCGCGCAGTCGGCGGTTATGCCGGGATCGGCCTGGGACGCGCAGGTCACCAGCTCGATCGGCCGGCCCGCGATGCCGGAGCGGTGCTCGTTGAGGTAGGCCACGGTCGCCTTGCCGGCCTCGATCTCGACGGACTGGTCGACGGTCGCCGCCTTCCCGTCGGAGACGAGCCCGATCTTCACCGGCTCGCCGGCGGCCTTCGCCACCGGTCCCAGTACCTCGGTGGCGTTCGTGGCATCGCCGGTGCCGCTGGCGCCACCGGCCGTGTCGGAGCTGTCGCTGCCACAGGCCGCGACCAGCAGCAGGCAGGCGGCCAATCCGCCCGCCACAGCGCCTAACCGCACCGCGGCCGGCCGCGGTGCCACCACTCGCCGACGTGTTGTCCCTCGGCGGAAGCCGTTCTGCCGCATGGGCGGAGTACCTCGTTTCGCTTGTCAGCGGTCGACGATCAGGACCGGCGGCCGGTTGTTCCGGGGATCGGGAGGTCGATCGATCGGCGGGTGCGATCGATCGGTGAGGTGCGATCGGCTGTTCCGATCGGCTGGGTGTGATCGGCCACGACGCCGGGCCGTGCGGTTCGCGGCCCGGGTTCGCGAGTCCCGAGGTCCGCGACCTGCGATGCCGGCCGCCGGATGACTGTGAGGAGGATCGCAACACCTCCGAGAGAAGTCAACGTTCTACCTAAAACGAGATGGGGTCTTCCCAAATCGCGCCTAGCCGGCCTACATTCGGGTCGTCAGCTGACTACGGCGCCTCGCTCGTCCGGTCGCGCCCCAGCCCCTGATCGCAAGCCCCTGATCGTTCGCGGGGGCCGGGCCGCCCTGCCCGCACGGGACTCCGCGTCACCCGCGGGAGGCGCCGTCTCGCCTACGAACCCGTCCCGGCCGAACAGACCGACCGGCAGACGGAACGACCGAACGACCGAACGACCGACTGAACCGACGCAGAGGAGGAGGTGCCGCGTGGCGAAGGGGGCCTTCGACGGCTTACGTGTCGTCGAGCTCGCCCAGTGGGTGTTCGTGCCCGTCGCCGGTGCGCTGCTGGCGGACTGGGGCGCCGATGTGATCCGGGTCGAGCGGCCCGAGGGCGACCCCTACCGTGCGCTGGCCACCCAGGGCATCGGCACCGATGGCGGCGGCGGGGTGAACCTCTCGGTCGCCCTGGCCAACCGGGGCAAGCGCTCCGTCGCCCTCAACCTGCGCACCGAGGCCGGCCGGGCGGCGCTCGACCAGCTCCTCGAGTCGGCGGACGTCTTCCTGACCAGCTTCCGGCCCGGCGCCCTGGAACGTCTCGGCCTCGGCGCCGACGAGCTCACCCGGCGCTTTCCCCGCCTCGTCTACGCCCGAGGGCACGGTTTCGGTGCCCGCGGCCCGGGGGCCGACCGGCCCGGCTACGACTCGTCGGCCTTCTGGGCGCAGGGCGGTATGGCGCACGTGCTGACGCCACCGGACCGCGACGCGCCGATCGGCCAGCGCGGCGCGATGGGTGACCGCAACGGCGCGATGGCCCTGGCGTTCGGGATCGCCACCGCGCTGCTGGGCCGCGAACGGACCGGCGAAGGGTCCGTCGTCGACGTCTCACTGCTGGCCACCGCGATGTGGACGCTGTCCTCAGACGTGCTGGCGGCCCTCGCGGGTGGGCGGCCGCGGGCCATGTCCGGGCGGCAGGGTTACGTCAACCCGCTCGTCGGGGCGTACCGGACCAGCGACGGGCGGCACATCCAGCTGGTCTTCCTGGAGGCCGACCGCTACTGGGCCGACTTCTGCCGCCTCGTCGGGCGCGACGACCTCGCCACCGACCCGCGCTTCGCGGACCTGCGGGCCAGGGCCGAGAACCGCGAGGCCTGCGTCGCCGAGCTGGAGGCCGAGTTCGCGAAGCGGTCGTTCGACGAGTGGAAGGAGCTGCTCGGCCGGATCGACGCGCCGTGGGCTCCCGTGCAGGCCGTGGAGGAGCTGCTCACCGACCCGCAGGTGCTCGCCAACGACTACCTCGGGGAGGTCGTCGTCGAGGGCGGGCCCAGGTATTCGCTGCCGAACGTGCCCGTACAGCTCGACGGCGCGCCGCCGGCACTGCGCCGGGCCCCGGAGCACGGCGAGCACACGGAGACGGTGCTGCTCGGCCTCGGCTACACCTGGGAGCAGATCGTGGAGCTCAAGGACGCCGGAGTGATCCCGTGACGGAACAGCCGCGGACGACCGAAGGTCAGCCGACCCGGCCGTTGCCGGTTCCGGACGCGGTGTCGGCCGGCTACTGGGAGGCGGCGGCCGGGGGAGTGCTCACCGCGGCCCGCTGCGGACGCTGCGCTGCCTACGCGATCCCACCTGGCCAGGTCTGCCCGTCCTGCGGCAGCACCGACCCCGACTACGGCTTCGAGCCGGTCAGCGGGCGGGGCGCGGTGCGGTCCTGGACCGTCGTCCGTCAGGCGTTCCTGCCCGGGTTCTCCGCCGACGTGCCGTTCGTCCTCGTCGACGTCGAGCTCGCTGAACAGCCTGAACTGCGCATGATCGGCCGGCTGCTGGACGGGCCCGCGGCCCCCGGGCTGCGGCTCGGCGCCCAGGTGACGGCGGCGTTCGAGGACGTCGCTCCCGGGGTGGCCGTACCGGCCTTCCAGCTCGCGGACGCGTCCGGGCGGTCTGGGGAGGCGTCATGAGCCGCCGGTTCGCGGCGCGCGGCCAGGTCGCGATCGTCGGCTACGCGCACAGCGACGTGTGGCGCCACGCCCCCCGGCCGCTCGGCGCCCTCGCCGTCGACACCGCGCGCGAGGCCATCGCCGACGCGGGACTCAAGCCCACCGACGTCGACGGGTTCGTGACGGCGCCGCTGTTCCCGACCGCCGGCGCGCACGCCGTCGAGGACGGGGTCAGCACCGTGACGGCGCAGTGGCTCGCCGAGCATCTCGGTGTCACCCCCGCCTACACGTCGGGATTCTCGGGGATCGGGCAGCTTCCCGGGGCGCTGGGCCTGGCGGTCGGTGCCCTTGCCAGCGGCGCCGCCGACTACGTGCTTCTGCACCGGGCGCTGCACAACCCGCCGGGCCGCTACCACGGCAACCCCATGCGGGAGGCGGCGGGTTCCCAGCAGTGGACGGCCCCGCAGGGCTTCTTCGGCCCGCTGCCGATGATCGCGCTGCCCTACAACGAATACCTCCAGCGTTACGGCGCCAGCCAGGAGGCGATGGCGGCCGTGGTGACGGAGGCGCGCAAGAACGGCGCGCGGATCCCGTGGTCCTACTGGCGAGACAGGCCGCTCAGCGCCGAGGAGTACCTCGCCGCGCCGATGATCAGTGACCCGATCCGCCGCTTCGACTGCGACCTGCCGGTCGACGGGGTGGCGGCGTTCGTCCTGACCTCCGCCGAACGGGCCCGGGACCTGCCGCACCGGCCGGTTCACATCGCCGGGATCGCCACCGCCGCGCCGCCGCGCCGCCGGCTGCCGCTGCACTGGCCGCTCGACGACATCATGGCCGCCGGCACCGGCCTGGCCGGGCGGCTCTGGGAGGCGGCCGGGGTCGGGCCGGGCGAGGTCGACCTGCCGCAGCTCTACGACGGCTTCTCGCCGTTCGTCTACTTCTGGCTCGAAGCCCTGGGGCTGTGTCCGGTGGGGGAGGCGCACCGCTTCGTCCAGGACGGGCGCATCGACAGCGACCGCCCCGACGGGCTGCCGGTGCTCTCCGGTGGCGGCGCCATCGGGAACGGCCGGATGCACGGCATCCCCCAGATGCTCGAGTGCTACCTGCAGCTGTCCGGCCGGGCCGGGCCGCGCCAGCGCGAACGGGCGACGGTCGGCGTCGCCTGCCAGTCCTCGCCCCACTTCGGCGGCGCGGTCGTCTACACCACCGAGCCCGCCTGAGAGGCAGCCCGAGACAGGGCCCGAGACAGGAAGGAGCGAGCACCGTGACGGAGATCCTCGCCGAACGCCGCTCGTACATCGCCGGACGCTGGGTCGACGGCGAAGAGTCGTTCGACGTCGAGAACCCGGCCGACGAGTCGGTCGTGACGAGCGTGGCGTCGGCGTCGCCGGCCGATGTGGAGCGGGCCATCCTCGCCGCGCGGGACAGTTTCGACCAGGGCACCTGGGCCGAGATCCCGGTGGCCGAGCGGGCGCGGGTGCTGCGTGCCCTGCTCGACCACATCGAGACACTGCACGCGCCGCTGGTCGCCAGCATGGTGGCCGAGGCCGGCCAGCCGGTGCTCTTCGCCGAGTTCGCGCAGTACGCGGCCGGGCTCATGCTCGCCCGCAACACCATCGACCTGTACCTGTCGATGCCGCACGAGCAGGCCAGCCCCGTCCCGCTCGACGAGCTGGTGCGCGGCGGGCTCAAGGCGAGTGTGCGCCGCCACGAGCCGGTCGGGGTCGTCTCGGCGATCACCCCCTACAACGGGGCGATCATCATGGCGTTCCAGAAGCTGATCCCGGCGCTGATGGCCGGCAACTCGGTCGTGCTGCGCCCGAGCCCGCTCACACCGATCTCGTCGCTGGCCTTCGGCGCGGCGGCGGAGGCGGTGGGCCTGCCGCCCGGCGTGCTCAG contains:
- a CDS encoding phosphotransferase family protein; the protein is MSAESASVVALPDELHEVLSPGWLNKALAIRYPGIEIVEVTPGPVVSRVSTNARFRIDCTGGVPKGLSPHLCAKGYFSEIGRSASPAGVPETSFYRDLADRTGVRTLRSVFADVDARTDANIVITEDVVAEGGVFLDGLSDYTPDQAADSLDQLATLHAATWADPSLADVGWLRSRLDGYLRSRGLPEISANFACWIGAGVPDETRDAERLVAAYRRLAAETAAASPWAVIHGDPHIGNVFLDGAGRPSFLDWQLVQRGPWYIDVGYHIASALTVADRRRSERDLLAHYLDRLRAGGVRAPEWDEAWRAIGRGILHGFYLWGITVKVDPPITAALLERLGTAAADHDVFAAVGA
- a CDS encoding ABC transporter substrate-binding protein encodes the protein MRQNGFRRGTTRRRVVAPRPAAVRLGAVAGGLAACLLLVAACGSDSSDTAGGASGTGDATNATEVLGPVAKAAGEPVKIGLVSDGKAATVDQSVEIEAGKATVAYLNEHRSGIAGRPIELVTCASQADPGITADCANRMIEQDVTAVIIGGVAAQESAWTPLHEAGIPVVLYSTSATALLADSKSTFSFADATFGTIGLPLKVAQKEGVKKVTAVVIDVPAAKGALEASAPAIYKKAGIEFELVAVPIGTADMTPQMQQIAKDDGEVFILGNDSFCISALNGLNAVGFTGPISAIAQCVTDSTRTAISGDQLKGISISAIAPVGTDNPSTRLYNAVAATYGKNIDTSKIAGINIFTAVAGLQTALADLTGEVTPATIINALKTMPEKELPGSGGQKFQCGGKASSAAPASCVQGGLISTLDDKGYPTSYEVAGA
- a CDS encoding CaiB/BaiF CoA transferase family protein, whose translation is MAKGAFDGLRVVELAQWVFVPVAGALLADWGADVIRVERPEGDPYRALATQGIGTDGGGGVNLSVALANRGKRSVALNLRTEAGRAALDQLLESADVFLTSFRPGALERLGLGADELTRRFPRLVYARGHGFGARGPGADRPGYDSSAFWAQGGMAHVLTPPDRDAPIGQRGAMGDRNGAMALAFGIATALLGRERTGEGSVVDVSLLATAMWTLSSDVLAALAGGRPRAMSGRQGYVNPLVGAYRTSDGRHIQLVFLEADRYWADFCRLVGRDDLATDPRFADLRARAENREACVAELEAEFAKRSFDEWKELLGRIDAPWAPVQAVEELLTDPQVLANDYLGEVVVEGGPRYSLPNVPVQLDGAPPALRRAPEHGEHTETVLLGLGYTWEQIVELKDAGVIP
- a CDS encoding Zn-ribbon domain-containing OB-fold protein; translation: MTEQPRTTEGQPTRPLPVPDAVSAGYWEAAAGGVLTAARCGRCAAYAIPPGQVCPSCGSTDPDYGFEPVSGRGAVRSWTVVRQAFLPGFSADVPFVLVDVELAEQPELRMIGRLLDGPAAPGLRLGAQVTAAFEDVAPGVAVPAFQLADASGRSGEAS
- a CDS encoding thiolase family protein: MSRRFAARGQVAIVGYAHSDVWRHAPRPLGALAVDTAREAIADAGLKPTDVDGFVTAPLFPTAGAHAVEDGVSTVTAQWLAEHLGVTPAYTSGFSGIGQLPGALGLAVGALASGAADYVLLHRALHNPPGRYHGNPMREAAGSQQWTAPQGFFGPLPMIALPYNEYLQRYGASQEAMAAVVTEARKNGARIPWSYWRDRPLSAEEYLAAPMISDPIRRFDCDLPVDGVAAFVLTSAERARDLPHRPVHIAGIATAAPPRRRLPLHWPLDDIMAAGTGLAGRLWEAAGVGPGEVDLPQLYDGFSPFVYFWLEALGLCPVGEAHRFVQDGRIDSDRPDGLPVLSGGGAIGNGRMHGIPQMLECYLQLSGRAGPRQRERATVGVACQSSPHFGGAVVYTTEPA